The Laribacter hongkongensis DSM 14985 sequence CTCCCAGGCAGCAAATGCTGTTTTCGCATTGCTCCTTCCGTAGATACTGGCAACCTTGTTTATCTGGTGGTTCTTCGCAGAAACATTAAGGTGAACAGCGGTAATTACCGGATTGCCTTTCCCGTCCTTGAGTTCTGTCACTACAACCAGCGCATTCTCGTGCGTGGCTGATGCAAAGACCGCCAGAGGGTCATGCAGGGCATAGGGAATCTGTGACAACACGTCCGCAGACAGGCCGTGCCCGTCCTCCCGCTGCCCCTCGCTTTTCACGATCTGCAGCAGCTTTTTCGGGTCACGCATTTCCAGCGGCAAGGCCTTGGCACCGAGCTTTTGCAGGATGTATGGGGTCTCGCCAAAATCTATCGGCTGGTTGGAGATCGGAACACCGTTGGTGATGTTCTCTGCCGCACGCCGGAGCCGGCCAGCCGCATCCTTCAGCTTGTCGTAGGACTGGTTGAATACCCGCTCGGCCTGGTTCTGTACCGTTTGTTCCGTTGGCAATTCACCCTGCAGGGCCGCCTTGACGGCTGCATTGTCCAGAGCGGAAAAATCCACACCCAGCTGATCCAGATAGTTGCCTAACTGCATCAGGGTATCCCGGGTAGCCTGCATGGCTGCATCGGTCTGCTGCACGGAATAGATCGGATTGGTCTCGTCCTCCAGCAGGGCATTCAGTAAATCCGCGACCGAAACCTCACCGATCTCCTGTCCCGGGAAAAACCCTGCCTCTACGGCACGCTCGACAGCCTGATCCAGCGAAATGCCGTCATCCCTGACCAGCCGGCGCTGGAAGGCTTTCAACCCCTTGTCCAGATCGCGCCCGGCCAGTTCACCAGCAGGATCCGAGATGCCAAACTCCCGCAAAAATCCGGTCAACGACTGGCCAAATACGTCAGCTTGCGAGGGAATCTCCCCTGCCCGCAAACGATCAAGCAAAGGATCCAGTTCATCAGTGTCGACACGCTGCCGAAGCGCATCCGGAACCGTCCGGGTGACACCACCAAAATAACGCTGGAACAGGTCGGCCGGGCCTTGCCCTGTCCGCTCGCCCATCGTCATGAAAAAGGCCGTTGTTACGGCCGCTTGCTGGCGGGCCGTATCCGGTTCAAACCCGGCAGCCTCCAGTTGCTGCACCAGATCGGCCTGAATGGTGTCAGCCACGCTCATGCCCTGCTCATCCCGAACAGTATCCGGGCCTTCGCTGGCCATTCGCCCACTCGCGCGCCAGATCATCCAGCCGGGCCTGCTGCTCCTGTAGCTCACGTCCGGTCAGGTCTGCTGGAGACAGGCGCAGGTCGGGTGCCAGACCGGTGAAATGTTCCGAACCAGCCAGCTTTTCTGCGAAATGGCTGGTCGGAATGGACAGGTCGCCCCCCAGGGCCAGTGCCTCGGCATAATCCTTGGCTCCCACCTCTTTGGCGACCACAGCAGGATCAAGGCCGGCATCCTGAAAATATTGCCTGAAGCGACGGGCATCCATGAACACGGTCGACACCGGGCCGTCTGCCGTCAGTTTGTCCATCAAGTCACGGAAACTTTCCGGCATGCGCTCCCGCAGCCTGGACTGTCTGGCGGTATCGGCCAGCCCCTCGAAAAAGGCCTGGCTTTCCTGTTGCCGTCGCACCCGCTCACCGTTCAATGCCCGGTCAGCACCCTTGATGACCGCAGTTTGCGCCCCGGCCGCTACGATGGAAGCCACGAGGGTCTGATAGGCAGCCGCAGGCCGATCCGCCAGATACTCGGCAAAGGGCCGGTCAGGGTTGAGAACCGCCCACTCGTTCAGGTCCTGAGCAACCGTTGCCACCTGTTCCGTCCATGCCTCATGGCCTAGCTGGCCAGCCAGCATTTTTTTCCAGTCGATGCCTTTTTGCAGGTCACCCAACAGCTTGCCGGCCGAAATTTTCTCGGTCAGGTACTCCACGGCACCATCCGAGAAGCCGTACATGGTCGCCACGGCAGGCGTTCGTCCCGCATCGCGGGCCTTGCCGTAGGAGCGCCCGCCGGCAATCCCTGCAAGTGGTGCCAGCATCAGTGCGGAGTTACCGGTCATGATGGCAGCGGGAGCCATGGCAAGGGTCTGGGTAACAGACTGCACGCCAGAGTAGACGCCATTCAGCGTCAACCCGTCGTCGTTCCTCATCAGGGTATCGGTCTGGTCATCCTGGATCCGGCGCATCCGGGAAAACGACTCGGCCATCCGGCCACCCACGTCCTCCGGCAAAACACCCAGACCGGCCAGTGCGCCTGTAACAGGCTTCACCAGCAGTTCTGTTCCGGCCTGTGCCATCCCCCACAGAGCGGCATTGGCGGCGGTCAGACCCGCCCCGGCAGACCGGGCCAGCTTTTCCAGCACCGACAGGTTTGCCACATCATCATGAGCCAGCCTGGCATTCCTGGCATCGCTCAGGAATTCAGCGGTCTTCGGTGAGTCTTTCCAGAGGGTGCGAAACCCGATCCCCTCCAGATAGTGGGCTTCCTGTGCCACATCGGCGTAAAGAGGTACGGCCTCAACCTCGACGCCGGCAGCCTTGGCCAGCCTGACGGTTTTGGCGTAGTCATCAGGATTGACCTGCAGGGCATCACGCAAGGAGCCGGCCAGCTGGTCGTTACGCTGCTGGCCCAGGGTGTTCAGGTAATTGTCCAGACCGCTCATTTTCATTGTTCTTCTTCCATCGACAGATAGGCATTCAGCATTTCCCGCTCACTCAGGCCGGCAATGCCCGCCGCACGGGCCCGGGCACTGATCAGCTTCCTTGCCTTGTCCGGAATGAGGATGTTCCCGGGGGACTGCACCTCGTAGACGTGTTTTTCCATGGAAGAGTCCTGACGGAGAAGTCCGCCAAGATTCGTGTAAATAGCCTTGACCTTGACCGGCTTGAGCAGTCTGGCCAGCAGGGTTTCCTGTTCTTCCAGGGACAGGGCTCGCCCTTTGGCCTGCTGCTGGGCCTCGATCTCGCGCTTGAACGCCATCGTCAGCTCGAGCTTTTGATCCCGCTCCCGGTCGGACAGCCTGGATTTGGTCAGCTTTTCCAGTCCGGCATTGACGAGGCCACGATTGAATACCGTCGCGTCGTAGCTGGCCTTGCGGATTTTCTGGTCAGCTCCCGGACCATTGCCCTGCGTGAAATAGCGCCGGTAGTCAGCCTCTGAGAGCTGATAGCGGAACTGTTCGATCTTGCCGGATACCCACAGGTCCGGACGGTTTTCGAGCAACAGCAGGATGTCCGGACTGGACTCTTTGGGAACGCCCCCCTGAAGTTTGGCCCGGTCCTCATGGGTCAGCCTTCCCCAGTCGGCCGGAGCGATGTCCTTCCAGCCACCGGGCTTGGCATAGGCAATCTCCTGAACGCGCAGGAACAGGGCGTCATACTCCTCTTTCTTCCGGGCCTGCTCGAACGAATACAACTCCTTGATATGCTGTTTCGCCACCCGTTTCTGATCCTCGTCGGCAATCAGGTCTGCCCTGTCCAGCATGCCTGTCAGGCTGCTGAACGTGCCGTTCTCGCTGTTGGCCAGATGCTGACGCAGCGTGGCAATCCTGTTGGCCCATGCCTGCTGTACGTTTTCTCCAAACCGGTTGGGCTCCTTGCTGGCCAGCTGTGCGTAGCGCTCTTCACGCAGGTTCAGCAATCTGGCCGGATCACCACCCGATGCGGCAATCAGCTTGTTGGCGGCACCCGGCCCCATGTTGACCGCCGTGTCGAAGGCGATCATGCGAATGGCCGGGGGCAGGTCATCTGCACCAATGGCATTCCAGTAGCGCTCCTTGTAGAGCGCTGCGGCCTTGGCTGGCGTCAGGTTCCTGATGTCGACATCGGGATTGGCTGTTTTGTTGATGCCGTAGTTGGTTTCCCCTCTTCCGGCATCATCCCTGGTGTACCCACCCTCGAATTTCAGCACCATGCTGACCGCGTCATCGAATGACGTCGGCAGCAGGCTGCCTTCGGAGAAGATGGCCTCTCCGAGCTTTAACCCTTCCGACCGTGCGAGCGCCGGACGAATTGACCGGTTCAGACGATCTACATCACCAGCAGTCATGTCCGCCTGATGGGCATTCAGATACCGGTTTGCCTCGGCCGGATCATCGTCCAGCAACCGGCTGGCCACGCCCGCATGAGCCTGGCTGACGGCTTTTCGTTGCTGCTGCAAATGCGTGGGCTCATCCCAGCCATTCAGCCGGGCAAGCTCGGCCACAGCCTGCACGATGCCCTTTTGCAGCACCTCACCCTCGTCGTCGACTTGGCCATGGATGGCAGACTGGATAGCCGAATCATCCCGGTATCCCTGAATGGCAATCTCCACCTGATTGTCAATGATCGACTGGTTGGTCTGGATCTGGGTTGTCCGCTTTTCAGACAGGACATGATGCTGGATCGAACCGGTCAGCCCGGCTCGCAAACGGGCTGCTGTCGCGGCAAAGCGCTGCCGCTGGATATCGTTGCCAAGCCCGCCGGCAATCGCCTGCAACTCGGCGTCAAAGCGTTCTCCGTATTCGTCCCACAACGATTTGCCATCCGGACGATCCAGGGCATTGCGTCCCTTGATGGACTGGTAACCGGATTCCGGGTCATAGGTCAGCCTGGCCAGTGCTTCCCGCGCCCGGATTTGTGCCTCGTCCAGACGCAGCTGATTGGCCTCTTCCTGCATGTGCATGGCCATCCGGCTCATCTGCACACCGCCCCCCTGCATCGAGCGACCAAGCAATTCAGCCTGGCGGGCTGCCACGTTCTCCATCCGGGGCGTCGCCAGCTGGCCGGCAGGCGCAATGGCCGGCATGACCTGAAAACCATCTTGGACTGGAACTTTCATGGGCTGCCCCTCAACCCGAAATCCGGGCGTTCTGGCCCATCATCCATTGACCTGCGGATGCCCCGCTCCCGCCAATTGCCCCTACCTTGCTCAGGCCATACCAGCTATTGGCTACCTGACCTGCCCCCGTCAACAGCGAAGAAGCGGCAGCACCAAACGGGCTGATACTCCTTGCCTGAGTACGAGCCATCAGTGCCTGATTTCGGGAGTTGACGCCCTGCATGCGGTAACCCCAAGCGGCCTGCAGGGCATTCAGTTCTGCCGTGCTGGCATCCGCAGCCTTCATGATGTCAGTCGAGGCTTGCAGCTCGGCCGCACTGCCTGTACCCAGATCCACGCCATTGGCTGCCAGCGCAGCCCGCTGGGCGCTCTTGAGGTGACCGGCCTTCAGCGTGACGGCTGCGACCTGTCGTTGTCCCTGCTGCAAGGCAGATTGCGCCTGCTGTTCGGACTGGCGGGCATTGAGCTCGGCCATGGTGGCATTGAACTGGGCTGCACTTTTCTGGGATTTTGCTGCGTAATACCCACCCACCGTGGAAGCAGCCACGCCACCGATCTGGGATATAAGCGAGGCTTGGGCAAGCGCCCCGCTCGAAGCGGAAAAAGTCATACGGCCATACTCCGGAAATATGGCCGTACGGTAGATCAGTGAATGCCGGATACGCGCACGGGCCCAATGCCAGCCTGTGCATTTGACTTCGTAAACTGTTGCTATACACTACACGAATGATTACTTCGTTCTGTCACAAGGGACTCGAGTCGTTCTTCCTGACGGGCAGCAAGGCGGGTATCCGGCCTGACCACGCAGGAAAACTTCAAAAGCAGCTGACCGCACTCGACTCGGCCAGACAACCAGACGATATGGCGGTTCCAAGCTGGAAACTCCACCTACTAAAAGGGGATCTGGCCGGACACTACGCTGTTACCGTCAATGCTAACTGGCGACTGACCTTCAGGTTTTTGCCCACTGGCGATGTGGAGTTGGTTGACTATCAGGATTATCACTAGGAGTACGCTATGAGCCGCATGCACAACCCGGCACACCCTGGAACCGTGCTGGCTGACTGGCTGGATGGAATCAGCGTTACCGACGCAGCCAGGAAACTTGGTATTACACGGACGGCTTTATCCCGCATTCTGCACGGCCATGCCGGTATCAGTGCAGACATGGCCATTCGTCTCTCGGAGGCACTGGGTACAACGCCAGAACTATGGCTTGGCATGCAGTCAGCCTACGATTTGTGGCAGGCCGGTCAGCGCCCGCGCCCACACGTCGAGCGCATGTTCTTCGCATCACAGGCAACCTGACAGAAAAACCCGCACAGTTCTTGACCGTGCGGGTTTTCGAATCATGACTACTCAACGATGACCGGTCTGCAATCGACGCGAAGCCCCGCTTGGAGGGGCTTGTCGTGTGCAGGGTCAGATCGTTGCGAGTCGCTGTACGGTATCCGGATAACGCTCCACCATCCGGATCAGGAGAGCGGCCTGGGCATTAGGCTTGGCCCGTCCTTGCTCCCAGTTTTCCAGCGTCCGTTCGTTCGTACGCAGATAGCGTGCAAATACCGGGCGAGAGAGATGTAACCGGGTACGCAGGGCCAGAACCTCTTGCGCGCTCACTGTCGGGGCTTCTTTACGCTCTGCCGTGTGCTGGCGTAACGTCACTTTGCCTTCGCGCTCATCACGGAGCGCATCCATGCCTTCGGTAAGTTCTGCAAACAGATTGCGCTTCATGTCTGACTCCTTGCATTGATTTCGCGTTCCAGCATAGCCTTGATTGCTTTGCGCTCATCGTGGCTCAGGTCACCTGCTTCATCCTTGTCATAGAGCGTAAACAGCCAGAACTGATTCCCGCCAAGCCACCAATAGTAAATGACCCTGATACCGCCACGCTTGCCTTTGCCACGCCGGGCATCAGCAAACCTTACTTTGCGCAGGCCACCTGTTCCCTGTATGACATCTCCTGCATCCGGCCGATCAAGCAAGTACTGCTGCAACTCACGAAACGCATCATCGTCAAGATAGCCCTGACGATAACGTGCAAATGCCGGTAACTCGATGAATGAAGCTTTCACTCATAAAAATATACGCAACTTGCGTTTGGTTTTCAACCCGTGTCCAAGCGATTTCGAGTGAAGTCACCATCGGAATCATCATTCGGGTATCCGGTTTTACTCACCCTCCCATCACGATTTCGGCCGTCATCGACACCACGGTCAAAGGCAGCGGGTCGACCTGTCGCACATAAACCTGCCCGCTGTCGGCCCATGAAGGCGTAATGTTCAGCGGGATTTCTTCGCTCTTGAGAGCCGGAGGATTCATTCTTCCGCTGCTTGGCCTCGGTCAACCGGTTAACATCAGGCCCGGCCCAGATGCCGCTGGAACGATAGACGCGCAACCAGACCTTGTTGACGTTCTTGAAGCGCCCCTGCCCAAACGCTCCGTCGACCTGTGCCGCAATCGGCAGGGTTTGCAGGTCGGCCGTAATCGGCAACCCGATCTGCACCTTGCTGGCCTCAACATCGAGTGTGATGGTTCCATCGGTCACCACACGCTGAGGATGCACTGCGCCATCGGCCAGGATACTGACGGTTTTACCTTCAAGATGATACAGCCCGCTGATGCGGTCAGCCGACTCACCAGTGTATGTCGCTCCGCAGTCCACAAAAAATGCATCGGCCTGATGAGTGAACTTCCGCGAGGCCATTCGCTCGACGTAGCGCCGAGAGCAGCCGTTTACGGTTCTGCGGATGACGCAATACAGTACATCTTCAGCCCCTTCTGCCACGGCTGCGCAGGACTCGAATACACCGTCCGTGTCATGCCAGTGCCACGCCCCGACCTGCTGTTCAGGTACGTACGTCAGCCCGATCAGGCACCCGGAACTGGACACGAACCAGACCACCGGCTGGGGTGACTTGCCGAATGCCATGTCGACAATTTCAAAATCATCGAACAGGTGTGGAGCACGGATGGACAGGTCTCCGGTCACAAAACCACCGGCTTGCCAGTTGTAGGCCAGCTCACGCACATGCCCGCCCCGGGCTGAAGCGTAGATCAGCGTGTTGTTGATGATGACCGGCTGGACATTGGAAGCCCCGATATAGGATTGTGGCCGCACACTGATGCTTCTGGGAGTGATGGCATCGCTGTTGACTGACGTAACACGCCACTCTGCCGAGCTGGTCAGCAGCAGCAGCTGGGCCAGCGGCACGATGTGGCGGATGGTGTTGGCTTCACGCGCAGATACCCGGAAGGCAATCCGGTCATCGTCCCGCACAGGTAATGAATAGCCCATGTTCGATTCGGTACCGGATTTGGTCATCCAGATGTTCTGGGGCTTGCGCGTGGTGCCGGCAAAGCAGCGTCGCTGCTCGAAATAGCTCACGGCACCTGGATAGTCGCCCGAAGATTTCACCACCGGCTGGCCAAATGTTGCGCCACTGCCGCCCCCGGCGTAGGAAACGGAAACCACCGGCGCAAAATAGCCGGAGCCTCCGTTGATGACGTTCACCGCCGTAATGGCTCCATCAATGATCACCGGCTCCAGGGCAGCACCACTGCCGCCACCGGAGTCCGTGACGGCAAGCTGGACGGTA is a genomic window containing:
- a CDS encoding glycosyl hydrolase 108 family protein, with amino-acid sequence MKVPVQDGFQVMPAIAPAGQLATPRMENVAARQAELLGRSMQGGGVQMSRMAMHMQEEANQLRLDEAQIRAREALARLTYDPESGYQSIKGRNALDRPDGKSLWDEYGERFDAELQAIAGGLGNDIQRQRFAATAARLRAGLTGSIQHHVLSEKRTTQIQTNQSIIDNQVEIAIQGYRDDSAIQSAIHGQVDDEGEVLQKGIVQAVAELARLNGWDEPTHLQQQRKAVSQAHAGVASRLLDDDPAEANRYLNAHQADMTAGDVDRLNRSIRPALARSEGLKLGEAIFSEGSLLPTSFDDAVSMVLKFEGGYTRDDAGRGETNYGINKTANPDVDIRNLTPAKAAALYKERYWNAIGADDLPPAIRMIAFDTAVNMGPGAANKLIAASGGDPARLLNLREERYAQLASKEPNRFGENVQQAWANRIATLRQHLANSENGTFSSLTGMLDRADLIADEDQKRVAKQHIKELYSFEQARKKEEYDALFLRVQEIAYAKPGGWKDIAPADWGRLTHEDRAKLQGGVPKESSPDILLLLENRPDLWVSGKIEQFRYQLSEADYRRYFTQGNGPGADQKIRKASYDATVFNRGLVNAGLEKLTKSRLSDRERDQKLELTMAFKREIEAQQQAKGRALSLEEQETLLARLLKPVKVKAIYTNLGGLLRQDSSMEKHVYEVQSPGNILIPDKARKLISARARAAGIAGLSEREMLNAYLSMEEEQ
- a CDS encoding type II toxin-antitoxin system RelE/ParE family toxin, producing MITSFCHKGLESFFLTGSKAGIRPDHAGKLQKQLTALDSARQPDDMAVPSWKLHLLKGDLAGHYAVTVNANWRLTFRFLPTGDVELVDYQDYH
- a CDS encoding HigA family addiction module antitoxin, translating into MSRMHNPAHPGTVLADWLDGISVTDAARKLGITRTALSRILHGHAGISADMAIRLSEALGTTPELWLGMQSAYDLWQAGQRPRPHVERMFFASQAT
- a CDS encoding helix-turn-helix domain-containing protein — translated: MKRNLFAELTEGMDALRDEREGKVTLRQHTAERKEAPTVSAQEVLALRTRLHLSRPVFARYLRTNERTLENWEQGRAKPNAQAALLIRMVERYPDTVQRLATI
- a CDS encoding toxin; this encodes MKASFIELPAFARYRQGYLDDDAFRELQQYLLDRPDAGDVIQGTGGLRKVRFADARRGKGKRGGIRVIYYWWLGGNQFWLFTLYDKDEAGDLSHDERKAIKAMLEREINARSQT